The following are encoded together in the Bradysia coprophila strain Holo2 unplaced genomic scaffold, BU_Bcop_v1 contig_87, whole genome shotgun sequence genome:
- the LOC119084659 gene encoding trafficking kinesin-binding protein milt isoform X6: MTRTYDDIEAVTRLLEEKEKDLELTVQIGKELLTQNTRLENRVAELEGEVKVANENLAQLTYEVHTKSALLAALTNDEEAGSETSTPVVSKNINLDLLQRKISSLEVENKSLRAEATQLVKETDEVEEAERKLMEDITQQLNSANYQYDGLSLELERYKEENKFQHEQIINLTAKLAEAELRLHQLTCENEEQISRLSITEENQNLLASELAEFKARYQEVLSLLQETQEQLRNQRKRGQPMVRSNFIPGIGMGCAPVDSLQSELMESSLFSDNSLDSGIASDRGIGGGKTNVPGYKKVFETVRCASKTGQFSDGMSQLGAMSLSSSSQTRMSAYAYPGSGQNSNHGGSVYSASTYPSSMGAKSYSRESLTSDSEDNYPAKAPQGVPGAPGAKDLEAALKRLTPATLLARRSMLSNAPPGTYTYDEGPTMPLGIRTPDSIMSTGSSGLSGISSNHWRLPEKLQIVKPMEGSQTLHHWNRLATPTLSGLLDERPGVTIRGGRGLDELGLHMYSLSDVEEDADDNPGKQFQTYGSVYTYTNSTVMHPDDGMSVTSSLPQSQMSSRLASVSSSRHPSPPQTPRHSLSRRNSCSTFSVNSGLASMLNERGIKAVTPSALNTPAGPNYSPTVTPCNSPEGSPTRSRSPERDQTLLTGFISSGADMLRRKIVGETSRSSRPMSARNKVLLSRQEQRALRSIRLMEKVESLGLDNIITSHQPVGISPLALQGSPSLTGARSRTASPMAQLTSLKNISQRGEDGYAFDRGSIRSALSQVTGSDLDSDTNSECSTTSSVDRIEGNKSTASKPAAHHPSPSRNLNAGQTVNQPADGRLKQMQRQKSRRGLINGANGQRPDLGTVAGKMRPDLGRVSRSNNESNSRTADSPKKEERPTIQQSVAQSFVGSISSLFFGRKGGLS; encoded by the exons ATGACCCGAACATACGATGACATTGAAGCTGTAACTCGTCTGCTAGAGGAAAAGGAAAAGGATCTCGAATTGACCGTACAAATTGGCAAAGAACTACTAACACAAAATACTCGCTTGGAAAATCGTGTGGCCGAACTGGAGGGTGAAGTGAAGGTGGCCAATGAAAATTTGGCGCAACTCACATATGAGGTGCATACGAAAAGTGCATTGCTAGCAGCTTTAACCAATGATGAGGAAGCTGGAAGCGAAACCA GCACGCCAGTggtgtcgaaaaatatcaatttggaCTTGTTGCAACGCAAAATCAGCAGTTTAGAGGTCGAAAATAAGTCGCTACGGGCAGAGGCAACGCAATTGGTTAAAGAAACCGATGAAGTGGAAGAAGCTGAACGCAAACTAATGGAAGACATAACACAGCAGCTGAATAGTGCAAACTATCAGTACGACGGTTTGAGTTTGGAATTGGAACGCTACAAAGAAGAGAACAAATTTCAACATGAGCAAATCATTAACTTAACTGCGAAATTAGCTGAGGCCGAACTACGATTGCATCAGCTGACCTGCGAAAATGAAGAGCAAATATCGCGGCTTAGTATCAccgaagaaaatcaaaatttgttggCATCTGAATTAGCTGAATTTAAAGCACGATATCAGGAAGTCTTGTCACTGTTGCAAGAGACCCAAGAACAGTTGCGCAACCAAAGAAAACGTGGCCAACCCATGGTTAGAAGTAATTTCATTCCCGGAATAGGAATGGGATGTGCACCAGTCGATTCACTGCAATCTGAATTGATGGAATCCTCATTGTTTTCGGATAATAGTTTGGATTCCGGTATAGCATCTGACCGTGGTATCGGCGGCGGAAAAACGAATGTGCCTGGATATAAAAAAGTGTTTGAAACAGTACGTTGTGCTTCAAAAACTGGCCAATTCTCCGATGGAATGTCACAGCTCGGAGCTATGTCATTGAGTTCGTCGTCACAGACTCGAATGTCAGCCTACGCCTATCCTGGAAGTGGACAAAACTCAAATCATGGAGGTTCGGTTTACTCTGCATCCACATATCCCAGTTCCATGGGTGCGAAGAGCTATTCGAGAGAAAGTTTAACTTCCGATTCGGAAGACAACTATCCAGCGAAGGCTCCACAAGGTGTTCCTGGAG CCCCAGGAGCGAAGGACCTTGAAGCGGCTTTGAAACGACTTACTCCTGCAACACTTTTAGCGCGACGTTCAATGTTGTCAAATGCGCCACCCGGAACTTATACTTATGACGAGGGACCGACTATGCCGTTGGGAATTCGAACACCTGACAGTATCATGTCAACCGGATCATCAGGATTGTCTGGTATATCTTCCAATCACTGGCGTCTTCcggaaaaattgcaaattgtcAAGCCAATGGAAGGATCACAAACTTTGCATCACTGGAACCGTTTAGCTACACCCACTTTAAGCGGATTGCTAGACGAACGGCCTGGAGTTACTATTCGTGGTGGACGTGGATTGGATGAATTAGGGTTGCATATGTATTCATTGTCAGATGTGGAAGAAGATGCTGATGATAACCCTGGTAAACAGTTCCAAACCTACGGCAGCGTTTATACTTACACAAACAGTACAGTAATGCATCCAGACGATGGTATGTCCGTTACATCCAGTTTACCACAGTCACAAATGTCATCTCGCTTAGCTTCCGTTAGTAGCTCGAGGCATCCCAG tCCCCCACAAACACCTCGGCACAGTTTATCACGACGGAATTCGTGCTCcacattttctgttaattCTGGATTGGCATCAATGCTAAACGAACGAGGCATTAAAGCAGTCACACCAAGCGCACTTAACACACCAGCTGGTCCTAATTACTCTCCAACAGTAACACCATGCAACAGTCCTG AAGGATCACCAACTCGTTCTCGTTCCCCGGAACGTGATCAGACGTTACTCACTGGTTTTATTAGCTCTGGTGCCGATATGCTGCGCCGTAAAATTGTTGGCGAAACAAGTCGATCATCACGACCAATGTCCGCTCGTAACAAGGTGTTGCTGTCACGTCAAGAACAGAGAGCATTACGTTCCATCCGTTTGATGGAAAAGGTGGAAAGTCTTGGCCTAGATAATATCATCACATCACATCAACCCGTCGGCATTAGTCCACTGGCACTGCAAGGATCACCGTCCTTAACGGGCGCCCGCTCTCGAACGGCAAGTCCAATGGCACAGCTTACTAGTCtgaaaaacatttcacaaCGAGGTGAAGACGGTTATGCCTTCGATCGCGGATCCATTCGGTCAGCATTGAGCCAGGTTACGGGTAGTGACCTCGACAGTGATACAAACAGTGAATGTTCGACAACCAGTTCGGTTGATCGAATCGAAGGCAATAAATCAACGGCGTCGAAACCTGCGGCGCACCATCCGTCTCCCAGTCGAAATTTAAATGCTGGACAAACGGTAAATCAACCCGCTGATGGCAGACTGAAACAAATGCAACGACAGAAAAGTAGAAGAGGTCTGATCAATGGAGCGAATGGTCAACGGCCTGATCTGGGAACAGTGGCGGGCAAAATGCGACCGGATTTGGGGCGGGTGAGCCGCAGCAATAATGAAAGCAATTCACGTACGGCAGACAGTCCGAAAAAAGAGGAACGGCCAACGATTCAGCAATCCGTTGCACAAAGTTTTGTCGGTAGTATTAGTTCGTTGTTTTTCGGCAGAAAAGGTGGGTTGTCGTAA